The sequence gtctcacacaagtttttgtcatcaACCAAATACTAATTATGTGATGCtatttatgataatataaaATGAATCCAAAAAGAACTCGTACAAAAATATACAACATATACTAATATGACCAATTTGAGATTTAGTTCAGaacaaatttgtttttaaaattttcaaaaaaaataaattaaacttacACAACACATATCCTCGAGTCTCCCCTCCCACTAACCACTCAAGCCCACACTAGGTTTTTTTTTCACCTCAATATTTACACACAAACCACTcaacaattaatcaaaacaCTCAGATTATACCCAAACTCCATCACTCTTCAACATTCTCAAGTTTCTTCTTCCCTTGCCTTCTTTTCCTCATCCTATTTGGACCCAAACCCGAGCCATTTCCGCCATTTTCAGAGCTTCCACCACCTTCCCAATTCAAAACCGTGTCAAGTCCATCATCACTTCTCATACTTTTACCATAACTATATGTCTGGTTGAAGCTCAGCTCGCTCATTTCCGACACAGATTTTGTTAAAACCGGCCTCTGTCGTTTGAAAAACAAGCATACCACAGCACAGTCGTCAATCTTGGCTCGAGGGTACTTATATCTCCATGCTCTTACCGCATGGTCTACAAGATATTTAGCCGCCATGGATCGCTTTCTTGACGATGCAACGATCCTTACCACTTCATTGTTTGATAACACATCCCATATCTAACGAGACAACGAGTTTGATGTTAGATCATAAGTGCGTTATAAAAGAATCCAAGCCCAAAATGATAATTGCATTAGATGACAGAACAACTCAAACTTAGAAGTCGAGAAAGCGACTATTTATGGAGCCAATGTAGCAACCCATTAAGTTTGAATTATGGTTTCTTTAGTTTTTTCTTACCCCATCAGTGGCTAAGATCACAAATTCATCCCTTTCAGTGAGTTTTCTGTATGTTACTTTGGGAGTGGAAATGAGGCCGAAATCTTTTAAACAGAAGTCTCCGAAAGCTCTAGCCATGGCTAGACCAGGGCAATCTTCATGAGGCATCCATATTCTGTACACATTTGGCTCTTCATCCATTGCCATTACTCGGCCTTGGCAGCTTCTGATTCGTTGAGCCTCAgctgatatatatatttaaactgTTAGgcaatgcattattttaaaaggATATCAACtaatagaagaagaagaagaaacacaAACATGGAAGATTTGGTTTAAGATCAACTGTGAGTTGTTCGGAAATAAGCTCATCATTTTCATCTCTCGTGCAAAGAACAGCCCGAGAATCGcctaaatttgaaataatcagaTGTTCGCCCTGAAAACGAGAAGCAGAAACAAGAACTCCCAAAATTAGTTATCTTTTGACGATGAAATTTTCAAGCAAATGGGAATTTATACCTTCTTAAGCACAGACACTGTTGTTGTCCCACTGCAATAGCTTTCAATCGAGACTTCATTCTCGAGTTCTTCGTCTACTTCATGGAAACACTTGATCAATCTGGCCTTCCATGACAAGAAATATGGATTATTGAAATCGGGATTTTCACAGCCATCGTAATTTTCCTCATCAAGAACACAATCATTTCCCTCAACACTGGGCTGTCTGTATAAAGATGATATCTTTGTTGGTAAAGATTCGCGAATGTAGCGTGCCACCTTGTGGCCAGAAGGGCCATGCCCATCGAACACGCCGCAGAAGAACATATCTTTGTCCCCAGAAAAACTCTGAAAACCACGGCATTTATAGTCAAATTTCGTGTATAATTTTTGGTAGTTTATTCTGTCAAAATTCTTCAGATCATAAAGCAAATGAAAGGGAACATGAACATCAATGAACAACACGGATTAATCATTTGAAAATCGTCcgtgaaaaaaaagaaaagaaaaagccAAAAATCTCTGCATGGATCAATCACTAATGAAGAAATTCTTCTTCAGAAAAATAGAAAAACGTATACCTCCCAAACAGTCATGGCGTCTTGGTTGATCCCTTTCTTCCCTTGCTGAGAGAACAGAGACACATATTTAGACGATCCCTGCAGCCTGACACGTGCACCGCCATCCCGAGTTAACACGATGTTTTCGTCTTCAAAATCCCTTTCATGCTCTTCACCTTCGACAAAAAAACCTTCGAAATTGCCACCCCTTTGGCACGAACAACATGCACCCATTTCGCCCTCGACGTCTCGACTGAGAAACCTATAAAAACCACAAAAAAGGTCCGATCCTTGAAGGTTAAAGACAGACCCTCCTGATCAAACCAGAGGTTGATCAATCCTAAACAGATTTATCGTAAGTTTCTTTGGCAAGAAGAAGAATCATTTAGAGGGATGGCCGGTGTGAATATGCATGGATTGCAACATTATCAGAATGAATTCCAAAAGAATTCATTAAATTAACATCGCATCAAACTCAAAATAATTTCGACATgggaatataaaaaaaaaatgagaggGTTTTTTTTGTACGTTAAAAATATGGCCATGCACATTTGACCTTACAGTCATTCTCCCACCCTATCGGTTTCCTATATTTTAGGGGGATAGTTTGCATCATTGGAGTATAAtcatctttatttaaatatgttattCTTATATATACATGTAGAGAATGAGATAATTTGTGGTTTCTTTTTGTCTTAATTCCCTCCTTTTTCACTAAAACTTTGGTCAAATCAAATTGTGATTAGCATAGAATGTGTTTATCAAATAAAATGGAAGACAATAGAAACTGCGTATTCTTTAGTTCTCGTTTGATGAAAACTTCGACATATATTTGGAcatttttttgtgtttattaACATTGTTTGAATAGTACTTTTTAATGTGTGTTTTAAATATCATGAGCTTGGCTTAGTAGATGGTATTTATATGaagcaaaaacttatgtgagacggtctcacgggtcgtatttgtgagacgggtctcttatttgagtcatccatgaaaaaatatctttttatactaagagtattactttttattgtgaatatgggtagggttgacccgtctcacagattaagatccgtgagacggtctcacatgagacccactcttataTGAATAGTGTCATCATTCACTCAATACATGACACGTGTGTTGAGTGATGAATCATAGTCAGTCATCCATATATCATGTTCAAATGAGTGATCATGATTTATCTACTGAGCAAACTTATCGTGTGTTGAGTGGATAAAAACAATAACATGAACAAAACCATGAGCTTGGAGCGATTTTATGAAACAGAATTCTATTTGTATTTTTAATCTgagttaatatattttttcctcgAAACATTATAcgtatttaattatttcatcgTATTACTATATTATAACGTAATAagctatatatattttattaaaatcctaaacgtttaaaatatatcatataataattatttactatttatttaaatataatccaACTACACTTATCAAATGTCTTGTTCTGCTTCGGATATTGCTTCTTAAATCAACTGACGATGCTAGAACCGTAGCTTCTACCTCCAACGTCTATATAAACATATCTTCGCTTAAAACTAATGTCCACCATTGAAGACAAGTACTTGACATTCCGCAAATTCTCCTTTAGTGTAATCCATGGTTTTAATGGTTCTTTGTCAATCAGAGGCTCCGCTTTCTGGATCAGTTCTTTTTTGTAGTTCGAGACAAAGCAGTTGTTCACCGCTTCGCCACCAGAATTTTTCATCACAGGGAAACTAATTCTTCCGGTGTTTAATTTCTTACCCGCTTTTTGCATAACCATTTCGCGAACAAATGGCATATTTGGATCATGCCCCTCAATTTCCTTAGCCTTCACCAATTTACAACAGTTAAACAAATCACGAAACGAAGTAAAGCTATACTTATCTTTTGATGCCGTGTGGACCACCAGCAACCCTTTGGGCTTCAGGGTCCACCCAATCTCCGCCGCGAAATCACCCGGCCTCATTGATTTGTCCACCACTCCACCTCCGCAAAACTCAAAATCAAATACCTCATCAGCAAACGGCTGCTTAACACCTTCTCCCGAAACAACCAAAGGCTTGGAAGGTTTCTTAAAAATACCGATCGAATCATCTACACCATTCTCTCTCAAAGCAAAAACATCTGCTCCCGTCGGCGTTTCAACGCAAAAGTACTTCGAATTATAGCTCAAAAAACCTTCGGAGATCAGATCCTGGAAGATCGACGAGTAGAAATTCACCGTCTTCCGGAAACCCTCAGTGGTCCACAGATCAGAAATCTTCTTCGAGGTCGACGGAACCGTTTCCCGGGAGGTAAAAACAATCTCTGACGATGCATCGGTCACTTGATCTTCCGCGGAGACGATGTTGAAATCCTCTGGCAAAGAGAAGAAATAGAAATCGCCGAAATCAAAGAACTCGCCCAGGCGGAACGTGGGATTTTATATGAGTCACTTTCGGGCCCTATGGTAAGCCTGGCCCATAACATTACAAGGATAGCCCATCTATGAACGCGAGCCCATCTATGAAATCgagttttataataatttcttaGTGCTCATCTTGCCCATTTTTATACAATGTGAGATTGTGAGGCATTGGCCCAATTTAAAAAATCGGGCTCTTTAAATAATAGCATaccattttcattaaaaaaaaaaaaaagttttccaaAACATAGCAGATCATTTTCATATGGAAGATTTTCATCTTAgaattctataatattttttaataattttttctctcaattctCTGGATTTTGTCCAACCTTAACTCTCTTCATTCATATTTTAATGCTAAACATCTTTAATAATATCTACATTATATAATTCATTCGAGctcaaatcattttttttattattattgttatttgtaGATGAATCAAACTTttctaacattattattattgttattattattatttttgatttAATCACTCCACACAAGATATAAAAAATCTCTTAGAGTCTCTTTATAGAGTAGTCCCTGAGATCgttgattaataagaatcatttcaAGTGTAGGCGCGCGGATGTAAAGCTAAAAATGGGACTAAATTGAttataagaataaaataataatttcaagaaTTCATGATGCTTCtaaaaaaaatcaggaaaaattatatttatttNNNNNNNNNNNNNNNNNNNNNNNNNNNNNNNNNNNNNNNNNNNNNNNNNNNNNNNNNNNNNNNNNNNNNNNNNNNNNNNNNNNNNNNNNNNNNNNNNNNNNNNNNNNNNNNNNNNNNNNNNNNNNNNNNNNNNNNNNNNNNNNNNNNNNNNNNNNNNNNNNNNNNNNNNNNNNNNNNNNNNNNNNNNNNNNNNNNNNNNNNNNNNNNNNNNNNNNNNNNNNNNNNNNNNNNNNNNNNNNNNNNNNNNNNNNNNNNNNNNNNNNNNNNNNNNNNNNNNNNNNNNNNNNNNNNNNNNNNNNNNNNNNNNNNNNNNNNNNNNNNNNNNNNNNNNNNNNNNNNNNNNNNNNNNNNNNNNNNNNNNNNNNNNNNNNNNNNNNNNNNNNNNNNNNNNNNNNNNNNNNNNNNNNNNNNNNNNNNNNNNNNNNNNNNNNNNNNNNNNNNNNNNNNNNNNNNNNNNNNNNNNNNNNNNNNNNNNNNNNNNNNNNNNNNNNNNNNNNNNNNNNNNNNNNNNNNNNNNNNNNNNNNNNNNNNNNNNNNNNNNNNNNNNNNNNNNNNNNNNNNNNNNNNNNNNNNNNNNNNNNNNNNNNNNNNNNNNNNNNNNNNNNNNNNNNNNNNNNNNNNNNNNNNNNNNNNNNNNNNNNNNNNNNNNNNNNNNNNNNNNNNNNNNNNNNNNNNNNNNNNNNNNNNNNNNNNNNNNNNNNNNNNNNNNNNNNNNNNNNNNNNNNNNNNNNNNNNNNNNNNNNNNNNNNNNNNNNNNNNNNNNNNNNNNNNNNNNNNNNNNNNNNNNNNNNNNNNNNNNNNNNNNNNNNNNNNNNNNNNNNNNNNNNNNNNNNNNNNNNNNNNNNNNNNNNNNNNNNNNNNNNNNNNNNNNNNNNNNNNNNNNNNNNNNNNNNNNNNNNNNNNNNNNNNNNNNNNNNNNNNNNNNNNNNNNNNNNNNNNNNNNNNNNNNNNNNNNNNNNNNNNNNNNNNNNNNNNNNNNNNNNNNNNNNNNNNNNNNNNNNNNNNNNNNNNNNNNNNNNNNNNNNNNNNNNNNNNNNNNNNNNNNNNNNNNNNNNNNNNNNNNNNNNNNNNNNNNNNNNNNNNNNNNNNNNNNNNNNNNNNNNNNNNNNNNNNNNNNNNNNNNNNNNNNNNNNNNNNNNNNNNNNNNNNNNNNNNNNNNNNNNNNNNNNNNNNNNNNNNNNNNNNNNNNNNNNNNNNNNNNNNNNNNNNNNNNNNNNNNNNNNNNNNNNNNNNNNNNNNNNNNNNNNNNNNNNNNNNNNNNNNNNNNNNNNNNNNNNNNNNNNNNNNNNNNNNNNNNNNNNNNNNNNNNNNNNNNNNNNNNNNNNNNNNNNNNNNNNNNNNNNNNNNNNNNNNNNNNNNNNNNNNNNNNNNNNNNNNNNNNNNNNNNNNNNNNNNNNNNNNNNNNNNNNNNNNNNNNNNNNNNNNNNNNNNNNNNNNNNNNNNNNNNNNNNNNNNNNNNNNNNNNNNNNNNNNNNNNNNNNNNNNNNNNNNNNNNNNNNNNNNNNNNNNNNNNNNNNNNNNNNNNNNNNNNNNNNNNNNNNNNNNNNNNNNNNNNNNNNNNNNNNNNNNNNNNNNNNNNNNNNNNNNNNNNNNNNNNNNNNNNNNNNNNNNNNNNNNNNNNNNNNNNNNNNNNNNNNNNNNNNNNNNNNNNNNNNNNNNNNNNNNNNNNNNNNNNNNNNNNNNNNNNNNNNNNNNNNNNNNNNNNNNNNNNNNNNNNNNNNNNNNNNNNNNNNNNNNNNNNNNNNNNNNNNNNNNNNNNNNNNNNNNNNNNNNNNNNNNNNNNNNNNNNNNNNNNNNNNNNNNNNNNNNNNNNNNNNNNNNNNNNNNNNNNNNNNNNNNNNNNNNNNNNNNNNNNNNNNNNNNNNNNNNNNNNNNNNNNNNNNNNNNNNNNNNNNNNNNNNNNNNNNNNNNNNNNNNNNNNNNNNNNNNNNNNNNNNNNNNNNNNNNNNNNNNNNNNNNNNNNNNNNNNNNNNNNNNNNNNNNNNNNNNNNNNNNNNNNNNNNNNNNNNNNNNNNNNNNNNNNNNNNNNNNNNNNNNNNNNNNNNNNNNNNNNNNNNNNNNNNNNNNNNNNNNNNNNNNNNNNNNNNNNNNNNNNNNNNNNNNNNNNNNNNNNNNNNNNNNNNNNNNNNNNNNNNNNNNNNNNNNNNNNNNNNNNNNNNNNNNNNNNNNNNNNNNNNNNNNNNNNNNNNNNNNNNNNNNNNNNNNNNNNNNNNNNNNNNNNNNNNNNNNNNNNNNNNNNNNNNNNNNNNNNNNNNNNNNNNNNNNNNNNNNNNNNNNNNNNNNNNNNNNNNNNNNNNNNNNNNNNNNNNNNNNNNNNNNNNNNNNNNNNNNNNNNNNNNNNNNNNNNNNNNNNNNNNNNNNNNNNNNNNNNNNNNNNNNNNNNNNNNNNNNNNNNNNNNNNNNNNNNNNNNNNNNNNNNNNNNNNNNNNNNNNNNNNNNNNNNNNNNNNNNNNNNNNNNNNNNNNNNNNNNNNNNNNNNNNNNNNNNNNNNNNNNNNNNNNNNNNNNNNNNNNNNNNNNNNNNNNNNNNNNNNNNNNNNNNNNNNNNNNNNNNNNNNNNNNNNNNNNNNNNNNNNNNNNNNNNNNNNNNNNNNNNNNNNNNNNNNNNNNNNNNNNNNNNNNNNNNNNNNNNNNNNNNNNNNNNNNNNNNNNNNNNNNNNNNNNNNNNNNNNNNNNNNNNNNNNNNNNNNNNNNNNNNNNNNNNNNNNNNNNNNNNNNNNNNNNNNNNNNNNNNNNNNNNNNNNNNNNNNNNNNNNNNNNNNNNNNNNNNNNNNNNNNNNNNNNNNNNNNNNNNNNNNNNNNNNNNNNNNNNNNNNNNNNNNNNNNNNNNNNNNNNNNNNNNNNNNNNNNNNNNNNNNNNNNNNNNNNNNNNNNNNNNNNNNNNNNNNNNNNNNNNNNNNNNNNNNNNNNNNNNNNNNNNNNNNNNNNNNNNNNNNNNNNNNNNNNNNNNNNNNNNNNNNNNNNNNNNNNNNNNNNNNNNNNNNNNNNNNNNNNNNNNNNNNNNNNNNNNNNNNNNNNNNNNNNNNNNNNNNNNNNNNNNNNNNNNNNNNNNNNNNNNNNNNNNNNNNNNNNNNNNNNNNNNNNNNNNNNNNNNNNNNNNNNNNNNNNNNNNNNNNNNNNNNNNNNNNNNNNNNNNNNNNNNNNNNNNNNNNNNNNNNNNNNNNNNNNNNNNNNNNNNNNNNNNNNNNNNNNNNNNNNNNNNNNNNNNNNNNNNNNNNNNNNNNNNNNNNNNNNNNNNNNNNNNNNNNNNNNNNNNNNNNNNNNNNNNNNNNNNNNNNNNNNNNNNNNNNNNNNNNNNNNNNNNNNNNNNNNNNNNNNNNNNNNNNNNNNNNNNNNNNNNNNNNNNNNNNNNNNNNNNNNNNNNNNNNNNNNNNNNNNNNNNNNNNNNNNNNNNNNNNNNNNNNNNNNNNNNNNNNNNNNNNNNNNNNNNNNNNNNNNNNNNNNNNNNNNNNNNNNNNNNNNNNNNNNNNNNNNNNNNNNNNNNNNNNNNNNNNNNNNNNNNNNNNNNNNNNNNNNNNNNNNNNNNNNNNNNNNNNNNNNNNNNNNNNNNNNNNNNNNNNNNNNNNNNNNNNNNNNNNNNNNNNNNNNNNNNNNNNNNNNNNNNNNNNNNNNNNNNNNNNNNNNNNNNNNNNNNNNNNNNNNNNNNNNNNNNNNNNNNNNNNNNNNNNNNNNNNNNNNNNNNNNNNNNNNNNNNNNNNNNNNNNNNNNNNNNNNNNNNNNNNNNNNNNNNNNNNNNNNNNNNNNNNNNNNNNNNNNNNNNNNNNNNNNNNNNNNNNNNNNNNNNNNNNNNNNNNNNNNNNNNNNNNNNNNNNNNNNNNNNNNNNNNNNNNNNNNNNNNNNNNNNNNNNNNNNNNNNNNNNNNNNNNNNNNNNNNNNNNNNNNNNNNNNNNNNNNNNNNNNNNNNNNNNNNNNNNNNNNNNNNNNNNNNNNNNNNNNNNNNNNNNNNNNNNNNNNNNNNNNNNNNNNNNNNNNNNNNNNNNNNNNNNNNNNNNNNNNNNNNNNNNNNNNNNNNNNNNNNNNNNNNNNNNNNNNNNNNNNNNNNNNNNNNNNNNNNNNNNNNNNNNNNNNNNNNNNNNNNNNNNNNNNNNNNNNNNNNNNNNNNNNNNNNNNNNNNNNNNNNNNNNNNNNNNNNNNNNNNNNNNNNNNNNNNNNNNNNNNNNNNNNNNNNNNNNNNNNNNNNNNNNNNNNNNNNNNNNNNNNNNNNNNNNNNNNNNNNNNNNNNNNNNNNNNNNNNNNNNNNNNNNNNNNNNNNNNNNNNNNNNNNNNNNNNNNNNNNNNNNNNNNNNNNNNNNNNNNNNNNNNNNNNNNNNNNNNNNNNNNNNNNNNNNNNNNNNNNNNNNNNNNNNNNNNNNNNNNNNNNNNNNNNNNNNNNNNNNNNNNNNNNNNNNNNNNNNNNNNNNNNNNNNNNNNNNNNNNNNNNNNNNNNNNNNNNNNNNNNNNNNNNNNNNNNNNNNNNNNNNNNNNNNNNNNNNNNNNNNNNNNNNNNNNNNNNNNNNNNNNNNNNNNNNNNNNNNNNNNNNNNNNNNNNNNNNNNNNNNNNNNNNNNNNNNNNNNNNNNNNNNNNNNNNNNNNNNNNNNNNNNNNNNNNNNNNNNNNNNNNNNNNNNNNNNNNNNNNNNNNNNNNNNNNNNNNNNNNNNNNNNNNNNNNNNNNNNNNNNNNNNNNNNNNNNNNNNNNNNNNNNNNNNNNNNNNNNNNNNNNNNNNNNNNNNNNNNNNNNNNNNNNNNNNNNNNNNNNNNNNNNNNNNNNNNNNNNNNNNNNNNNNNNNNNNNNNNNNNNNNNNNNNNNNNNNNNNNNNNNNNNNNNNNNNNNNNNNNNNNNNNNNNNNNNNNNNNNNNNNNNNNNNNNNNNNNNNNNNNNNNNNNNNNNNNNNNNNNNNNNNNNNNNNNNNNNNNNNNNNNNNNNNNNNNNNNNNNNNNNNNNNNNNNNNNNNNNNNNNNNNNNNNNNNNNNNNNNNNNNNNNNNNNNNNNNNNNNNNNNNNNNNNNNNNNNNNNNNNNNNNNNNNNNNNNNNNNNNNNNNNNNNNNNNNNNNNNNNNNNNNNNNNNNNNNNNNNNNNNNNNNNNNNNNNNNNNNNNNNNNNNNNNNNNNNNNNNNNNNNNNNNNNNNNNNNNNNNNNNNNNNNNNNTTTTAGTCCAGAAATTTAGGTTCTCTTGAGTGTTTTTGCCTAAGAAAGTCTGGGTAGTAAGTCCTTCAAGGCTGTAATCCCTAAGAATTGCTTAGGATTGTagagagaaaataaattttaagaataaaatttttaattatggatCCAATCTTCTCTAGATCTATCTCTTTAAACTCTGCTGCTACATCttcttatgataataataaaataattaacaccGAAGAAATAATTATAGAAGATTTTTATAAATCCATTGATAACTGGGAAATTCCTAGAATAAATAAGGaccaaatttataaatattctagattccaaatatttaaatctgatTTCACAATTAAAACAGAAGAAAGAGATATACAACTTACTAAGCCATTTGAAACAatcaatttattatctcaaaattcATTACGAAAAcacaaagataaaaattataaatacattcACATAGGATTGGTTCAAGTAGGAATAAAACCCTTAACTAAAGAAGGATTAAATACTTCCATTCTTACTATTTTAAGAGATGCCAGATTCACAAATTTCGAAGATTCATTATTAAGTTCAGTTGAATCTAGTCTATGTACTGGGCCAATCTCTTTTGATTGTTATCCAAACTTCTCAGTATCCCtaaatgataaaaacattttaaaatccttagttttacaaataaaaactcataattataatatgcTTAAAGGATCAATACCGGTTGCTGTTATTTTTAGAATCCATTACAAAGCTATGAATTCGGCCTTTGCTACAAAAGTAAAATATCATAGTAAGAAAGGTGAAACCCTATTATTACAAACA comes from Primulina huaijiensis isolate GDHJ02 chromosome 5, ASM1229523v2, whole genome shotgun sequence and encodes:
- the LOC140977778 gene encoding probable protein phosphatase 2C 65, coding for MGACCSCQRGGNFEGFFVEGEEHERDFEDENIVLTRDGGARVRLQGSSKYVSLFSQQGKKGINQDAMTVWESFSGDKDMFFCGVFDGHGPSGHKVARYIRESLPTKISSLYRQPSVEGNDCVLDEENYDGCENPDFNNPYFLSWKARLIKCFHEVDEELENEVSIESYCSGTTTVSVLKKGEHLIISNLGDSRAVLCTRDENDELISEQLTVDLKPNLPSEAQRIRSCQGRVMAMDEEPNVYRIWMPHEDCPGLAMARAFGDFCLKDFGLISTPKVTYRKLTERDEFVILATDGIWDVLSNNEVVRIVASSRKRSMAAKYLVDHAVRAWRYKYPRAKIDDCAVVCLFFKRQRPVLTKSVSEMSELSFNQTYSYGKSMRSDDGLDTVLNWEGGGSSENGGNGSGLGPNRMRKRRQGKKKLENVEE
- the LOC140977804 gene encoding uncharacterized protein, yielding MRPGDFAAEIGWTLKPKGLLVVHTASKDKYSFTSFRDLFNCCKLVKAKEIEGHDPNMPFVREMVMQKAGKKLNTGRISFPVMKNSGGEAVNNCFVSNYKKELIQKAEPLIDKEPLKPWITLKENLRNVKYLSSMVDISFKRRYVYIDVGGRSYGSSIVS